The region TTTTGGTGTATTTCGTCTTCTATTCGCATCGGCCACAAAGGTAAAGTTCCTCGTTTGTATATACAAGAGTGGCCGGAAAAGGTTTAGCTGAGCTGGGCGCAACCTTGGCTGAGGGATAAAAAAGAAGCGCGGTGTTTCGGCACCGCGCTTCACAAAATACATAAGGCTTATTTTCTGTTGGGTTTAATCCCAGTACTGTACCCCTGTCTGTTCCTGGCCGTCGGCAGCGAAAACGAGCTTCTGCTCCTGCTTGTCTTTCTCCAGCTCCACCTGATAGAAGGTTGTACCATCCTTCTGCAGTTCGTCTGCGTCGTCTATCCTGTAGTCGGCATAGTTCTGGCTGATGGCGGTCTTCACCTGCTCCGGCAGTTCTGTCTCGGCAACATCGAACTTGTGCATCAGCAGGCTGCCGGAGG is a window of Pontibacter kalidii DNA encoding:
- a CDS encoding PepSY-like domain-containing protein translates to MKSTAIALLFLGGSLFACDNDKDDDIKPDDVPAAVKETLSSTFPDAQHVEWEKKGEDFEADFDVATVEHDALFNASGSLLMHKFDVAETELPEQVKTAISQNYADYRIDDADELQKDGTTFYQVELEKDKQEQKLVFAADGQEQTGVQYWD